The genomic DNA ACAGACAAGGCTGTCGAatggggaggcggcgggaggtgctgcgggcagctggcgccAGTTGGGGGGACTGCAGCGGCCGAGCTGGGATTGCGGGgggtgcgcggcggcacaaCCTAATTCCGGGCCGCCATTCGCCTGGGGGTccaccaggccaggccactGCCACTGAATCACTGACCCCTCGCCCCATCCCTGTCCATTGGAATGCCTGttgctgccccccccccaccctccaaccacgacggcaccgtGGGTTGCAAAAAGTTTAGTGATAGTACCGCCAGACCGGATGTCTTTTGCGCCGTCTTGACAGCCCGGCATGGGAggctgctcgctcgccctgcgcgcctGTCCCAGCTCTtctcccgcccgccactCGCATTTGGCGTCTGGATACGAGCTGCGCCTGGAGCGCCAGGCCGAAACCTCATCAGGGACAGCGCGCGCCTTCAACGGCTCTCGCCAGCCATTCAAAACCCATGACATCAGCGGGGAGGCTGCCTGCGCGACACTCCATCGCGGCGGTTGAGCCGTTTGCCGTGCCGTCGGGCCCGTCCATCTACACGTGCATACCTGGCATCTGCCTCTCGCCGTCGCATCTGCCCTCCAAGAGCATAATAAGCTGCAGGACCCTTGACGTGACAGCTACCCCTCCCAAGCTTGATCCGCTCCTCGGCCCAGCTTGCCTAGCTCTGCGAAGATGGCTTCCCGCCATCCGTGTCATTGGCGACGCGGTCCTCTGCCTGCCCGTGACGCGGCCAAAGGTGCCTATGGCATGCAGACGCCACCGCTGGTCGAGAACAGATGCGCGCCGCGGATGCCAACTTGAGTCAACCCGTCCATATGAAGCGTGAAGCGTGTATATAAAGATGCTGTAGCTACACGATGATGTCACCCGTCGTCCAGCTCTCCTAGTGACCTGCTCGCTCGGCCTCGTTGCTACCTGCAGCTCCCCTTTATATCATTGAGATATCCCACCATGGCTACGCAAAAGGGACTCGTCGTTGAAAAAGCCGGCGCGCCGTTCACGGTCGTCGACAGCCTCCCGCGCTCGAAGCCGGGCCCCAAACAAGCCCTGGTCAAGTCCCTCTTTGTCGCCATCAACCCTGTGTATGGCTCCTTGATATAACCCCCTTTCCACAATCGTAGAATGTGACTTTCTCATGTGTGATTCTAGGGAGGTCTTTATGCAGCAGACGGCCAtcctcaccaccgccctgcccgccgtcctcggaTCCGACTTtggcgccatcgtcctcgagaCGGGTAGCGAGTGCAAGAAGTTGCGAAAGGGCGACTACGTGTTCGGCTCTTGCAACCTGGGGCAGAATGCGTACTCTCCGTTCCAGGAGACGTttctcgtcgacgaggacgccgccttTAAGAAGGGCGAGAACATATCCGTGGAGGAGTCCACCACCATGGGCGTTGGTATCCTGGTACGCATTCATCCGCCTAACTTGATTTCGGTGCATTATAAGGCTGAGTGTATGCAAGACTTCGGCATTCGGCATCATCGTTGGCGGCAAGgtcgccctgcccgccgcccaagctACCGTCCCAGAGCGTGACGAATGGatcgtcgtcctcggaggcagcggcacggTCGGCCATTTTGGCATCCAGGTACGCACAGCCACGCCGCATGAAACCATTTGCAGACATGTTTAACGCTATTCAGATTGCACGCGCATGCGGATACAAAgtcgccgcctcgtgctCCCCGGCCAAGTCTTCCGTAAGCACTCATAACGCTCTCCCTGCAGCCATGAACCACCTCCTGCTCACCGGTCCGTCTCTCAGAAAGTCCtagccagcggcgccgaagccgcctTCAGCaaccgcgcctcgcccgatgagcaggccgccgaggtcaagTCCATcaccggcggcaaggtcggcCTCGTGTGGGAcagcagcgggcaggcaCACGAGGCGGGATTCAAGATCCTCGCCGAGTCCACTGCGCAGGCCAAGTTCTTTAGCACCACGGACAATGTGTAAGTCTCTCCGTCCTATGCCCCAGGTCAAAGACGAGCGACGCTCATGGGTCGACAGCAATAACTACACCGTCCCGGCCGGCATCAACGAGTACCAGGTCAGGATCGGCATGCTCGGCCGAGACACCGACATTGGCAGGCACATCAGCGAAGAGACGGCCAAGCTGGTCCCTGTTCTCGAGGGGCATGTCGCCAAGGGCACGCTCGGGCCCATCGAGTTCGATGTGTTTGACGAGTCCGGCTGGGGGGCGCTGGTCGATGCCATCAAGTACTATGCTGAGGGtaaggcggccaagaagcttCTGGTCCGTCTGCAGGGCGAATGAAAGCCATTGAAATTGCCATCAACACGTAGTATTTGTCGGACGCTGGCTCGAAGACCAATTGAAAGTTTATTTCTGCCACAAGGCTTCATGTagacgccggtgccggggTATCATGCACTTTCTGCTTCTTCGACTTCTTGCTCGCCAACatctccctcttctcctgCTTCCGCGCCTGCTTGTCCAGATTTCCgatcgtcttcttctcctgaCCGCAGGGCCACTTTGCCAAAGCCGCGGCctctgcctcctcgtcccacTCCGGCGGTAAGACGGCAAACATCAGGTAGGACGTGTGTGTCTTGAGGTCATTCTCGGTGCGGTGAACGACGCGGCCCTGCATGAGCGGGGGCTCGCTTGGCGCCACTGAATCGTCGCCTCCGTTCTTCTCAAGCTTTGAGGCACCATCGTCCGTGTCCATTTTGGTGTCGGATGACTCGGAGACGCTATCGGGCTTGTGCCCCTTGTGGAACTCATGCGTCCGCTTGAGGTCGctcttgagcttcttgaccGCTTCGGTTACGTCGGCAGGCGTGGCGTTGATGCCGCGTTCGCTCGTGTAGTTGATCCCAACTCGCTCCCGCATGACGGAAATTCTCTTGTGGGATATTTCCACCATGTCAATGTCGGTCCATCCCAAAGTG from Purpureocillium takamizusanense chromosome 4, complete sequence includes the following:
- a CDS encoding uncharacterized protein (EggNog:ENOG503P1M0~COG:C); the encoded protein is MATQKGLVVEKAGAPFTVVDSLPRSKPGPKQALVKSLFVAINPVEVFMQQTAILTTALPAVLGSDFGAIVLETGSECKKLRKGDYVFGSCNLGQNAYSPFQETFLVDEDAAFKKGENISVEESTTMGVGILTSAFGIIVGGKVALPAAQATVPERDEWIVVLGGSGTVGHFGIQIARACGYKVAASCSPAKSSKVLASGAEAAFSNRASPDEQAAEVKSITGGKVGLVWDSSGQAHEAGFKILAESTAQAKFFSTTDNVNNYTVPAGINEYQVRIGMLGRDTDIGRHISEETAKLVPVLEGHVAKGTLGPIEFDVFDESGWGALVDAIKYYAEGKAAKKLLVRLQGE